From the Lolium rigidum isolate FL_2022 chromosome 2, APGP_CSIRO_Lrig_0.1, whole genome shotgun sequence genome, one window contains:
- the LOC124690520 gene encoding serine/threonine receptor-like kinase NFP, giving the protein MRQRPLLLHRAALATLLCLCALPAPARSQSASANPAPASVQGFNCSANTTYPCQAYALYRAAFGADLSAVGDLFGVSRFMLAHANNLSTSSAPASGQPLLVPLQCGCPSGSPNAYAPTQYQISSGDTFWIVSVTKLQNLTQYQAVERVNPTLVPTKLEVGDMVTFPIFCQCPADNATALVTYVMQQGDTYASVAADFAVDARSLVALNGPEGGTKVLSEILVPLRRQVPQWLPPIVTRNDVLATPPAPSPPPSATPAPSDDRGGVVTGLAVGLGVVGGLCLLQLLLLACLWRRLKASGRRGEAVVSGEGGRPAKSASGGVGGEKFLVSDISDWLDKYRVFKVEELERGTAGFDDAHLIQGSVFKANIGGEVFAVKKMKWDACEELKILQKVNHSNLVKLEGFCINSPTGDCYLVYEYVENGSLDLCLRDRARARRLDWRARLHVALDLAHGLQYIHEHTWPRVVHKDIKSSNVLLDAGMHAKIANFGLAKTGHNAVTTHIVGTQGYIAPEYLVDGLVTTKMDVFAYGVVLLELVSGREAAGDGGDLLLADAEERVFRGREERMEARAAAWMDPALAEQSCPPGSVAAVMSVARACLQRDPSKRPSMVDVAYTLSRADEYFADYSGESVSADGSGEIAAR; this is encoded by the exons ATGAGGCAGCGCCCGCTTCTGTTGCACCGGGCGGCGCTGGCCACGCTACTCTGCCTGTGCGCGCTCCCCGCCCCGGCGCGGTCCCAGAGCGCCTCCGCTAATCCCGCGCCGGCCAGCGTGCAGGGATTCAACTGCTCCGCCAACACCACGTACCCGTGCCAGGCCTACGCGCTCTACCGGGCGGCCTTCGGGGCGGACCTCTCGGCCGTCGGCGACCTCTTCGGCGTCAGCCGCTTCATGCTCGCGCACGCCAACAACCTGTCCACCTCCTCCGCGCCGGCCAGCGGGCAGCCGCTGCTCGTGCCGCTCCAGTGCGGCTGCCCCTCCGGGTCCCCCAACGCCTACGCGCCCACGCAGTACCAGATCAGCTCCGGCGACACCTTCTGGATCGTCTCCGTCACCAAGCTGCAGAACCTCACGCAGTACCAGGCCGTCGAGCGCGTCAACCCCACGCTGGTGCCCACCAAGCTCGAAGTCGGGGACATGGTCACCTTCCCCATCTTCTGCCAGTGCCCCGCCGACAACGCCACCGCGCTCGTCACCTACGTCATGCAGCAGGGCGACACCTACGCCTCCGTCGCCGCCGACTTCGCCGTCGACGCCCGGTCGCTCGTCGCGCTCAACGGGCCCGAGGGGGGCACCAAGGTGCTCTCCGAAATACTGGTGCCGCTTCGTCGGCAGGTGCCGCAGTGGCTTCCGCCAATCGTGACCCGCAACGACGTGTTGGCCACGCCCCCTGCGCCTTCCCCGCCGCCTTCCGCCACGCCCGCCCCAAGCGACGACCGGGGCGGGGTGGTCACCGGGCTGGCCGTCGGGTTGGGCGTCGTCGGCGGCCTTTGCTTGCTGCAGCTGCTGCTACTGGCCTGCCTATGGAGACGGCTAAAGGCGAGTGGGCGGCGAGGGGAAGCCGTCGTGAGCGGCGAAGGCGGCAGGCCTGCCAAGAGCGCGTCCGGCGGCGTTGGAGGGGAGAAATTCTTGGTCAGTGACATATCCGACTGGCTGGACAAGTATAGGGTGTTCAAGGTCGAGGAGCTGGAGCGCGGCACCGCGGGTTTCGACGACGCGCACCTCATCCAGGGCAGCGTCTTCAAGGCCAACATCGGCGGCGAGGTCTTCGCCGTCAAAAAGATGAAGTGGGACGCCTGCGAAGAGCTCAAGATCCTGCAAAAG GTGAACCACAGCAACCTGGTGAAGCTGGAGGGGTTCTGCATCAACTCGCCGACGGGCGACTGCTACCTGGTGTATGAGTACGTGGAGAACGGGTCACTGGACCTGTGCCTCCGGGACCGCGCCCGCGCACGGCGGCTGGACTGGCGCGCGCGCCTCCACGTCGCCCTCGACCTCGCCCACGGCCTCCAGTACATCCACGAGCACACCTGGCCACGCGTCGTGCACAAGGACATCAAGAGTAGCAACGTCCTCCTCGACGCCGGCATGCACGCCAAGATCGCCAACTTTGGGCTCGCCAAGACCGGCCACAACGCCGTCACCACCCACATCGTTGGCACGCAGGGGTACATCGCTCCCGAGTACCTCGTCGATGGCCTCGTCACCACCAAGATGGACGTGTTCGCCTACGGCGTTGTCTTGCTGGAGCTGGTGTCCGGCCGTGAggccgccggcgacggcggcgatctGCTGTTGGCCGACGCAGAGGAGAGGGTGTTCCGTGGCCGAGAGGAGAGGATGGAGGCGCGGGCCGCAGCGTGGATGGACCCTGCGCTCGCAGAGCAGAGCTGCCCTCCCGGGAGCGTGGCGGCCGTGATGAGCGTGGCCAGGGCATGCCTGCAGCGGGACCCGTCTAAGCGGCCGAGCATGGTGGACGTGGCCTACACTCTCTCCAGGGCGGACGAGTACTTCGCCGACTACTCCGGCGAAAGCGTGTCCGCGGATGGTAGCGGTGAGATCGCCGCGCGGTGA